Proteins encoded within one genomic window of Candidatus Binatia bacterium:
- a CDS encoding zf-HC2 domain-containing protein, translating into MRCSSCEPLLDAYLEASLPPRQGGAVARHLRGCGRCAALLRELRVIDALLETARPPGSVGADFTASVVTAARLAPPRARRRISFGLVLLAYLAIAWALVLVGLRSRGFTAAAGTLALSERHGFAALAAAAHALAPATPLAAALMTGVLLLDVLLLCAVAYGYRHVRPLMALYLTRGSRS; encoded by the coding sequence ATGCGCTGCTCCTCGTGTGAGCCGCTGCTGGATGCCTATCTCGAGGCGAGCCTGCCGCCGCGGCAGGGTGGCGCGGTCGCCCGGCACCTCCGCGGGTGCGGCCGCTGCGCGGCGCTCTTGCGCGAGCTGCGCGTAATCGACGCGCTGCTCGAGACCGCGCGCCCGCCCGGCAGCGTTGGCGCCGACTTTACGGCATCCGTAGTAACGGCCGCTCGCCTTGCGCCGCCGCGAGCTCGGCGCCGCATCTCGTTCGGCCTCGTCTTGCTTGCATATCTCGCGATCGCGTGGGCGCTGGTGCTGGTAGGGCTGCGGTCCCGCGGGTTCACCGCGGCGGCCGGAACGCTCGCCCTGTCCGAACGGCACGGTTTCGCCGCACTCGCGGCTGCCGCTCACGCGCTGGCGCCGGCGACGCCGCTGGCCGCCGCATTGATGACCGGCGTGTTGTTGCTCGACGTGCTTCTGCTGTGCGCCGTCGCGTACGGGTACCGGCACGTGCGGCCACTCATGGCCCTCTACCTGACACGAGGATCCCGATCGTGA
- a CDS encoding polymer-forming cytoskeletal protein, with the protein MKFRWSIILGTLAAVLTLCAAPASAYPRAVYHGGTYFGSVVVEPGQVVEGDLTVIFGDAAIAGIVEGDCTAIGGSCDTRPGGVVTGQINQLGGAVAQAVVPWAPSESVYNPFVPDHRLLWRLSWNLLALLIFLIFPLRTRMVLDRLERHPGLSVTAGLLGCIAIVPLAVLLAITILLIPLILLELVFVLASVFLGTAALALLIGRRLCEMLSPSTTPSPLVALLVGIALITAAELVPVVGTLVLILVGLIGLGATILSFAADTIAAPIDRGAPSPRAPLSGPPMTAG; encoded by the coding sequence GTGAAGTTTCGCTGGTCAATCATCTTGGGAACCTTGGCGGCGGTGCTGACGCTCTGCGCCGCGCCCGCTTCTGCCTACCCGCGAGCCGTCTATCACGGCGGAACGTACTTCGGCTCGGTCGTCGTTGAGCCGGGACAGGTCGTCGAAGGCGACCTTACCGTCATCTTCGGCGACGCGGCCATCGCCGGCATCGTCGAGGGCGACTGCACCGCCATCGGCGGCAGCTGCGACACGCGACCCGGCGGGGTAGTCACCGGACAGATCAACCAGCTCGGCGGCGCCGTGGCACAGGCGGTCGTTCCATGGGCGCCGAGCGAGTCCGTCTACAATCCTTTCGTCCCCGACCACCGGCTGTTGTGGCGGCTCTCTTGGAACCTGCTGGCGCTGCTGATCTTCCTTATCTTTCCGCTGCGCACGCGCATGGTGCTCGATCGGCTAGAGCGTCACCCCGGACTCTCGGTCACCGCGGGTCTGCTCGGCTGTATCGCAATCGTTCCACTCGCCGTGCTGCTGGCGATCACCATCCTGCTCATACCACTGATACTGCTCGAGCTCGTCTTCGTTCTCGCGAGCGTCTTCCTCGGCACCGCGGCGCTCGCGCTGTTGATCGGGCGCCGGCTGTGCGAGATGTTGAGTCCATCGACGACGCCCTCGCCGCTCGTCGCGCTGCTGGTCGGCATCGCGCTGATCACCGCGGCGGAGCTGGTTCCGGTCGTCGGCACGCTCGTGCTCATCCTCGTCGGACTCATCGGTCTGGGCGCGACGATACTCTCGTTTGCCGCCGACACGATCGCCGCCCCGATCGACCGCGGCGCGCCCTCGCCGCGCGCCCCCCTGAGCGGACCCCCCATGACCGCTGGGTAA